The following coding sequences lie in one Prionailurus viverrinus isolate Anna chromosome X, UM_Priviv_1.0, whole genome shotgun sequence genomic window:
- the LOC125157691 gene encoding putative claudin-24 — MTSGVLRLVKNAGLLGSLAGQVCSLVTLCIPQWLTLSSGLLESEKYTLGLWETCVTQDTGGRVCQASASLRDLAAEMLVARILMCGACVAGSLGLAAVLLGLTRVRYGGHQGSSLERSTNVAGGALFFLAGLATLVPVSYIARVTVQRFWGPEFPTDVPRWDYGNAMFSGWLGGFFLLTGGLLLIASQLCGNRLAEKPTSFPSKLDFSRKVPFAKVDFV; from the coding sequence ATGACGAGTGGGGTGCTCCGCCTGGTCAAGAACGCGGGGCTCTTGGGCTCCCTGGCTGGCCAGGTGTGCTCCCTGGTGACGCTCTGCATCCCTCAGTGGCTGACCCTCTCCTCGGGCCTACTGGAGAGTGAGAAGTACACGCTGGGCCTGTGGGAAACGTGCGTGACTCAAGACACGGGTGGCCGTGTGTGCCAGGCCTCTGCCAGCCTGCGGGACCTGGCCGCCGAAATGCTGGTGGCCCGCATCCTCATGTGTGGCGCCTGTGTCGCTGGCTCGCTCGGGCTGGCGGCCGTCCTTCTGGGACTGACACGTGTGAGGTACGGGGGCCACCAGGGAAGCTCTTTGGAGAGAAGCACGAACGTTGCAGGGGGAGCTCTGTTCTTCCTCGCTGGACTCGCCACTTTGGTGCCCGTGTCCTACATCGCCCGGGTCACCGTGCAGAGGTTCTGGGGCCCTGAGTTCCCCACCGACGTGCCCCGGTGGGACTACGGCAATGCCATGTTCAGCGGCTGGCTTGGCGGATTTTTCCTTTTGACCGGAGGCCTTCTTCTGATAGCGTCACAGCTTTGTGGCAACAGATTGGCTGAAAAACCCACCTCTTTTCCTTCAAAACTGGACTTCTCAAGAAAAGTGCCTTTTGCTAAAGTAGACTTTGTTTAA